The bacterium genome contains the following window.
CAGATCCCGGTAGAATAGGGACCCGATCGCGCAGAGGCCGGGCCTGCTGGCTCGGCCCGTCGCCGGCTAGCGGTAGTAGGGCGCCAGCTTGATCAGAGCGACGCCGACCGGCGTCACCTTCGCGAGGATGTCGTCGGCGAGCAATGCTCTCCGACCATTCTCAGCCGCATCATTTCGCAGCAGCTCGATGCGCTTGAAGCGAGGCAGGGTTTCTTCTTTGCCTTCACCGCTCTCCAAGCTCTTCGAAAGGCCCCGAGCGGCGGATGTGAGCATGCGGACATCGTCCTTCGCTCGATAGAACGACTTCTGATTGGCCGGGTCGAGATTGGAAGGTGTCTTGGCGACGGCGTCCTTCAGCGCCATGCAGGCCTCTGAAAGCTCCTCGGCGTAGCTCGTCACCCGCTCCTGGTTCCAGTCGGCGACAGGCTCATCGTCCCGTGCCAATGCCGCACCGGCTCCCGCCAGCAAAGCCACCCCTGCAAACAATGCAACAATTCGTCGGATGCGCATCAATCCCTCCTGTTCCGGATCCAAGGTGCGACCCGGGGCCTGACGCTATCACGAGTCAGGCGGTGCATACACCCGCGATCCTCAGTATTTGCGCTCGGAATCTGGGTCTTCTTCCACCCGGATATCCAGCCTGCGCTGACTCGCGCGCCGCATGCGCTCGATCTCCGCCCACATCACCAGCTCGCGAGTCCGCTCTCGAAGGGCCTCGAGGCGACGCTCCTGGAGCTCCACTTCGACGGCGCCAGAGTGCAGGACGACCGTCCGTTCGACGACCCGTTCTCGCCCATCCCGATGGTGGGCCCGGACGAGCACGCGGTTCGGTCCCTCGACCAGCTGGACGAGGCCGTCGAAACTCCCGTCCGGGAACGTCCTCACGGCCCGCGCCGGAACGCCGGTGGTCGCGTTGTGGATTTCGATCGAGGCGAGATCCACCAGATCGAGGCGCCGCAGCAGGCCCGCCACATCGGCCGGTGACTCGACCCGATGCAACTGGCCCTCGCTCCAATTCGCCATCTCCCCGAGAATCGCCTCGGCCTCGATGGCCTTGGGGCCCACCGCGAACGGATGGACCCGAATACCGCGCATGCCCGCTTCCCGCGCGGCGAGCATCGCGCGAACGTCAGGCCCATCCCGGATCGGCAAGGTCGGGCGTCCATCCGTCAGCAAGACGATGATCTGCTCGCGCACCGGAGCCGGTGCGTCGTCGGGCGCCAGAGCCAGGGTCGCCAGCTCGACCGCCCCCGCCAGATTCGTTCCTCGGAGATGCTCCGGTGCCGTGACCCGGATTTCGGCAAGGGCGCGGCGCAGCGCTACCGGGGTCGATCCAAGCGGCGCCGCCCAGCGAGCCTCGTCCGAGAACACGATCAGGCCGACCCGGAAGCGTCGTGGGTCGAGCCGTTCGATCAGGGCGCCAGTGGCCTCCAGCTCCGCAGCAAGAATCGAATCCTCCAGGTCGAGTCCGTCACCCAGTCGGACCCTCAACCGCGGGGGTAGATTGCCGCGCCGCTCGAGAGCCGCCAGCCAATCCGAATCGGTCTGACCGCCTTCGCCGTCCCCGTCCCCGTCCAGATCCGCACCACTCGGTTCGAGGGTGCTATCCGAAAGGTCGATCGCCACGACCAGGTCGAAGCCTGCCCGACCCCGCGTACCCGCTTGTCCTGCAACCTCGAACAACCCAACCGTTTGGACCGGCACATCGGCCGCCGGCGATCGCACGCGAAGCCAATCGCCGGCCGAAGCCCCGGGCGCCGCCACGCCCATGAGCAGCAGGATCTCGATGATACGACGCCAACGGACCATATGAGGCGAACCCTCCGATCGCGTTAGAGTAGAGCGCATGGGCGACGGCGACTCCCTCGAACTCTTTCCTTCTGCCGACGCGCCGGAAGCCCGGCCCGCCTCGTCCTCCCATCCGGCCCAACCCGCGCGCCCCCTGGCGGAACGCATGCGCCCCCGCAGCCTGGACGAGGTGCTCGGCCAGGATGCCCTGCTCGCACCTGGCGCCCCTCTTCGTACGTTGATCGAAGGAGGTGAGCTGCCTTCCCTGCTGCTTTGGGGCCCCCCAGGAACAGGCAAGACCACGCTTGCACGCCTTCTCGCGAGCAGCCCAGATTCCGCCAACAACCCGGATTCTGCAAACAACCCGGGTTCGGACTTCGTTTCGCTCTCCGCCGTCGTGGCAGGCATCAAGGACGTGCGCGCCATCGTCGCCGACGCAGAGCGCAATCGGCGTCTCGGCCGCCGTACGGTCCTCTTTCTGGACGAGATCCACCGTTTCAACCGTGCCCAGCAAGACGCATTGCTTCCCCACGTGGAGGCCGGGACCATCACGCTGGTCGGCGCGACCACAGAGAACCCCTCTTTCGAAGTGATCGGGCCGCTGCTCTCACGCACCCGCGTCTTCACGCTTCAGGCGTTGGGTCCAGCCGACCTCGTCGCGCTTCTGGAAAGCGCATTGACCGACGAGAAGAGAGGCCTCGGCAGGAGCGGTGTCGAAGCCGACCCGGAGGCCCTTCGCGCCATCGCCGATGCCGCTGATGGCGACGCGCGGCGCGCGCTGGGAATGCTCGAAACGGCCGTCACCGTCCACGCAGCCTCCGGGAACGGCGCCATGCTCACTCCCGAAATGGTCCGCGATGCGGTGGGAAGGCGCATGCTGCTGCACGATCGCGACCGCGAAGAGCACTACAACGTCGTCTCCGCCTTCATCAAGAGCCTTCGGGCCAGCGATCCAGATGCGGCCCTCTACTACCTGGCGCGCATGCTGGAAGGCGGGGACGATCCGCTCTTCCTGGCGCGGCGATTGGTGGTCTTTGCCTCGGAGGACGTGAGCAACGCAGAGCCGGCCGCCCTCCCCCTTGCTCTCGCCGCCTACCAGACGATCGAGCGTATTGGCCTGCCCGAGGGGCGTCTTACCTTGGCCCAG
Protein-coding sequences here:
- a CDS encoding replication-associated recombination protein A, whose product is MGDGDSLELFPSADAPEARPASSSHPAQPARPLAERMRPRSLDEVLGQDALLAPGAPLRTLIEGGELPSLLLWGPPGTGKTTLARLLASSPDSANNPDSANNPGSDFVSLSAVVAGIKDVRAIVADAERNRRLGRRTVLFLDEIHRFNRAQQDALLPHVEAGTITLVGATTENPSFEVIGPLLSRTRVFTLQALGPADLVALLESALTDEKRGLGRSGVEADPEALRAIADAADGDARRALGMLETAVTVHAASGNGAMLTPEMVRDAVGRRMLLHDRDREEHYNVVSAFIKSLRASDPDAALYYLARMLEGGDDPLFLARRLVVFASEDVSNAEPAALPLALAAYQTIERIGLPEGRLTLAQATTFLAAAPKSNASMLALDRATEAVRQFGNAPVPMHLRNAPTGFMKEQGYGEGYQYPHDQPDTFVAARNLPEALGDAEFYRPTRFGKEELIADRLAAWREKRRREDR
- a CDS encoding VWA domain-containing protein; the encoded protein is MVRWRRIIEILLLMGVAAPGASAGDWLRVRSPAADVPVQTVGLFEVAGQAGTRGRAGFDLVVAIDLSDSTLEPSGADLDGDGDGEGGQTDSDWLAALERRGNLPPRLRVRLGDGLDLEDSILAAELEATGALIERLDPRRFRVGLIVFSDEARWAAPLGSTPVALRRALAEIRVTAPEHLRGTNLAGAVELATLALAPDDAPAPVREQIIVLLTDGRPTLPIRDGPDVRAMLAAREAGMRGIRVHPFAVGPKAIEAEAILGEMANWSEGQLHRVESPADVAGLLRRLDLVDLASIEIHNATTGVPARAVRTFPDGSFDGLVQLVEGPNRVLVRAHHRDGRERVVERTVVLHSGAVEVELQERRLEALRERTRELVMWAEIERMRRASQRRLDIRVEEDPDSERKY